The sequence GCCAAAGGTTTCGGGAACGATCGCACAATCTTCGGATGCTTCGAGAAATGTCACGCTGTCTGCGATCTGGATGCATGCACCGGCTCCGCTCCCATGTCCTGCCAGTGCTGGCAGTTGGCACAGGTCTTTGACAGTGCCACCTCCACCAGCTCTATCGCCCTGGCATACCCTGGTCTGCGCCGAATCCAGCCCTTACGCTCGATGCTTTTGAGCCGGGACTGGACGGGCGCGAGACT comes from Rubidibacter lacunae KORDI 51-2 and encodes:
- a CDS encoding LexA family protein; this encodes MRKALSPKQQVIYEAIVHFVRHRRYPPTYRKLMRVAGLSSLAPVQSRLKSIERKGWIRRRPGYARAIELVEVALSKTCANCQHWQDMGAEPVHASRSQTA